One window of the Podospora pseudocomata strain CBS 415.72m chromosome 7, whole genome shotgun sequence genome contains the following:
- a CDS encoding hypothetical protein (EggNog:ENOG503P1S0; COG:C): protein MSSLPLSMKTLLQLSPHSPSLTLTTSPLPVPSHPSDVLIKVYTTAPCKGELTWAAAFPDVIPSTKTPVPSQDLAGVIVSLPPAYTGGFKPGDKVYCRIEATRPGAAREYALARLSELALIPKNLGWIRAAATPLSSLTAWQALFTHGGLNKEGLLEGKNPAREENAKKRVLITGATGGVGSWAVQLAALAGCEVVGLCGPNKIAHVKELGASEVVNYKETSLRQWASPEREVDVVLDMVGGKTLEGCWFAIKDQGKMVSICAPPESARPSHLVVKEGVNSNFFIVEPLGEDLTEIGQLIEAGKVRPTVDSVWSFEEYGAAFERLESGQTTGKVVLRVADFDK, encoded by the coding sequence ATGTCTTCGCTACCATTGTCAATGAAGACTCTTCTCCAACTGTCGCCTCATTCTCCTTCCCttaccctcaccacctcaccgCTGCCCGTACCTTCTCACCCTTCTGACGTGCTCATCAAAGTATACACTACCGCGCCCTGCAAAGGCGAGCTCACCTGGGCTGCCGCATTCCCAGATGtgatcccctccaccaaaaccCCCGTGCCCTCTCAAGATCTCGCAGGTGTCATTGTCTCCTTGCCCCCCGCATACACCGGAGGGTTCAAGCCAGGGGACAAAGTTTACTGCCGAATCGAGGCGACGCGTCCCGGTGCGGCCCGCGAATACGCACTTGCCCGTCTTTCAGAGCTGGCATTGATACCAAAGAACTTGGGATGGATCCGGGCAGCTGCAACGCCCTTGAGCTCGTTGACCGCTTGGCAAGCCTTGTTTACACATGGTGGCCTGAATAAAGAAGGCCTTCTTGAAGGAAAAAATCCTGCGAGAGAGGAGAACGCAAAAAAACGAGTGCTCATTACGGGGGCgactggtggtgttggcagTTGGGCGGTACAGCTTGCTGCTCTGGCGGGATGCGAAGTGGTAGGGCTCTGCGGACCGAATAAAATTGCCCACGTGAAGGAATTGGGAGCAAGTGAGGTGGTGAACTATAAGGAAACTTCTCTTCGGCAATGGGCGTCGCCTGAAAGGGAGGTTGACGTCGTTTTGGACATGGTTGGAGGGAAGACGTTGGAGGGCTGTTGGTTCGCTATCAAAGATCAGGGCAAGATGGTCAGTATCTGCGCTCCTCCTGAAAGTGCTAGGCCAAGCCATCTTGTTGTAAAGGAGGGCGTGAACAGCAATTTCTTCATCGTTGAGCCTCTTGGGGAAGACTTGACTGAGATTGGACAACTGATCGAGGCAGGCAAAGTCAGGCCGACGGTGGATAGCGTTTGGTCGTTTGAGGAGTACGGGGCGGCCtttgagaggttggagagcgGGCAGACGACGGGAAAAGTTGTCCTTCGAGTTGCTGACTTTGACAAGTGA
- the DPB11 gene encoding protein kinase activating protein dpb11 (COG:L; EggNog:ENOG503NUFG), giving the protein MYSSLTLTPVLILRSSRISQQQNVKVPHMSAAHATRLSAFPLSVRYSVVVHAASCSCSPGKHKDPMEADFDPAQPFRGVVICCTSIPPDLREDIASKTIELGGLHKYDLTPECTHLIVGNYDTAKYRHVARERPDIKPMATAWVEAVRDLWVRDAEIDFAALEKQWQMRAFERDGGTMDPNHPRGQLLCCTTGIEDPAARQEIANLIEANGGRYTGDLVKDVTHLIAQKPEGKKYYASKRWGQQTVSVEWVRDSVERGMILDERYYDPVLPPEERGVGAWNKERAQHAAMGKRLRENAAAQEDGKRKLRKTASMKLNSQRDNLWGDILGMGKPPQPETAEPFETAPQQPAPSVSFQHVTQPSLSGPNPTKSMDTQGSKLSSFGRPDESGVFASCCFFIHGFSAKKTEMLLNTVASLGGMICHSLEEVSSASGAQMAHRFFIIPQDSPPEIQPKVPENVSIITEFYIEKCLHKKRFFHPADHVIGRPFPTFPIPGFEKLSICTSNFTGVDLNQIDKSIRQLGARYEERFTADISILVCPTLSGIRPQKLKLALEWKIPVVNAGWLWKCISTGSIVPIRDFLFPELKQQDLQGPKHTMAYETPEATKGRQKPKQAARDTVDKDLLSKSTATTKPTRRSDIDASAFALEKTDTVAKPPKKRMAPEDSFLTTANTHFETAPTHHAPSESTKTPSNETPRAPLSEALPNCLNRPSSSSSASSRSRQAPETHKPLSRTRSEVADSEATDGDVGQSADTASPLHSIPEVEARKDNAEKLRAMRAEQERIALSEKLTSALLKRTTSTVIAAGSESAGLTADRLSSMEGDRQQPQAKRRKREILGRAISNVSAVSNISAASSSEQKDAENGSLGDKDKSQGPLVSSSQLHFEDPQSRKAKAALLGKLTGSTVEGGGKLTAEQGFVTIGDLGGYGPSNNASNAGAGAGALPQRRTARRR; this is encoded by the exons ATGTATAGTAGcttaaccctaacccctgTTCTGATTCTTCGATCCTCCCGCATCAGCCAGCAGCAAAATGTTAAAGTGCCCCACATGTCAGCTGCCCACGCGACGCGACTGTCCGCATTCCCGCTGTCCGTCAGATATTCTGTCGTCGTTCACGCAGCCTCATGCTCATGCTCGCCGGGTAAACACAAAGATCCAATGGAGGCCGACTTCGACCCAGCTCAACCTTTCCGGGGCGTTGTCATCTGCTGCACCAGCATCCCGCCCGACCTCAGG GAAGACATCGCCTCGAAAACAATCGAACTGGGAGGTCTCCACAAGTATGACCTCACCCCCGAATGCACACATCTGATCGTCGGAAACTACGACACCGCAAAGTACCGCCATGTCGCCAGAGAGCGCCCCGACATCAAGCCCATGGCTACTGCCTGGGTCGAGGCCGTCCGGGATCTCTGGGTGAGGGATGCCGAGATCGACTTTGCCGCCCTGGAAAAACAATGGCAGATGCGCGCCTTCGAGAGGGATGGAGGAACTATGgacccaaaccacccccgcGGCCAGCTTCTCTGTTGCACAACTGGCATCGAGGACCCCGCCGCCCGTCAGGAAATCGCAAATTTGATCGAAGCCAACGGCGGGCGCTACACTGGCGATCTCGTCAAGGACGTCACGCACCTGATTGCACAGAAGCCCGAAGGCAAGAAATATTACGCCTCCAAGAGATGGGGACAACAGACCGTGTCGGTCGAGTGGGTCAGAGACAGTGTCGAACGAGGCATGATCTTGGATGAGAGGTACTACGACCCTGTGTTGCCTCCGGAAGAAAGGGGTGTCGGTGCTTGGAACAAGGAACGGGCACAGCACGCTGCTATGGGAAAGCGGCTGAGAGAAAATGCCGCCGCCCAGGAGGATGGAAAGCGAAAGCTGCGCAAGACTGCCAGTATGAAGCTTAATAGTCAGAGAGATAACCTTTGGGGGGACATTTTAGGCATGGGCAAGCCACCACAGCCCGAGACCGCCGAACCTTTCGAGACcgcccctcaacaacctgcTCCCTCAGTGTCTTTTCAGCATGTCACACAACCATCACTTTCAGGCCCAAATCCCACGAAGTCAATGGACACCCAAGGCTCAAAGCTCTCGTCTTTCGGTCGCCCCGATGAAAGCGGCGTGTTCGCCTCGTGTTGCTTCTTCATCCATGGGTTCTCGGCCAAAAAGACCGAGATGCTTCTCAACACTGTGGCCTCTTTGGGGGGCATGATATGCCATTCTCTAGAAGAAGTTTCCTCGGCATCTGGTGCTCAGATGGCACATCGGTTCTTTATTATACCGCAGGACTCTCCTCCCGAGATACAGCCAAAAGTCCCCGAGAACGTCAGCATCATTACCGAATTTTATATCGAGAAATGCCTCCACAAGAAGCGCTTTTTCCACCCAGCAGACCATGTCATCGGGCGTCCATTCCCAACATTTCCCATTCCGGGTTTTGAGAAACTCTCAATCTGCACGTCCAACTTCACTGGCGTCGACCTCAACCAGATCGACAAGTCCATCAGGCAATTGGGGGCGAGATACGAAGAGCGATTCACTGCCGATATCTCCATATTAGTCTGCCCGACGCTCTCTGGGATCAGGCCGCAGAAGTTGAAGCTTGCGTTGGAGTGGAAAATACCTGTTGTGAATGCCGGTTGGTTGTGGAAATGCATATCTACGGGCTCTATTGTTCCTATCCGGGACTTCCTATTTCCAGAGCTAAAGCAGCAGGATTTGCAGGGCCCAAAGCACACCATGGCATATGAGACTCCCGAGGCCACGAAGGGCAGGCAGAAGCCCAAGCAAGCAGCAAGAGACACGGTAGACAAGGACTTGTTGTCCAAGTCAACTGCCACGACCAAGCCTACACGTCGCTCAGATATCGATGCGTCAGCTTTTGCCCTTGAGAAGACGGACACAGTCGCTAAACCGCCTAAAAAGAGAATGGCGCCAGAAGACTCCTTCTTGACGACGGCCAATACACACTTTGAAACCGCACCCACTCACCATGCTCCCAGCGAATCtaccaaaaccccctccaatGAGACACCCAGAGCGCCTCTCTCGGAAGCCTTACCCAACTGTCTGAATAggccctcatcctcctcctcggcttcttcgCGATCCCGACAGGCACCAGAAACTCACAAACCCCTTAGCCGCACACGTTCCGAAGTGGCCGATTCTGAGGCCACCGATGGCGATGTCGGGCAGTCAGCAGACACGGCCTCTCCCCTCCATTCTATACCCGAGGTGGAAGCACGCAAAGATAACGCAGAAAAGTTGCGGGCAATGCGTGCAGAACAGGAGCGTATCGCTCTGTCAGAAAAGCTAACATCCGCCCTTCTCAAGAGGACAACCAGCACAGTCATCGCCGCCGGGTCAGAGAGTGCTGGACTCACGGCTGACCGGTTGTCCTCCATGGAAGGTGACAGGCAGCAGCCCCAAGCCAAGAGACGCAAGAGAGAGATCTTGGGCAGGGCCATCTCCAATGTGTCGGCCGTGTCCAACATATCGGCAGCTAGCAGCTCCGAGCAGAAGGATGCAGAAAATGGCTCGCTCGGGGACAAGGACAAATCACAGGGGCCGCTTGTGTCGAGCTCGCAGCTCCACTTTGAGGATCCGCAGTCGAGAAAGGCAAAGGCGGCGTTGCTTGGTAAACTGACGGGGAGCactgtggaggggggtgggaagttGACGGCAGAGCAAGGCTTTGTCACGATTGGCGATTTGGGTGGTTATGGGCCTTCCAATAACGCTTCGAAtgctggggctggggctggggctcTGCCGCAGAGGAGGACTGCGAGGAGAAGGTAG
- a CDS encoding hypothetical protein (COG:O; EggNog:ENOG503PD1H; MEROPS:MER0080922) codes for MAFSLLLSASVLLLSSTFSGHAVASSLPFTNTTIPPTNVSIPHTHAPIKLINSSVIAHDDGCVHLPIVHSTNANHFSKKRGVQLQLANRSDIAYYAQLSIGTPPQPVFVQLDTGSFELWVNPDCTTVQGADAAFCQQVGRYDGNTSSTAKSLGTTKTLKYGIGTANITYFEDTITLAGTATALQAVQFGVATATEDTFSGILGIGYGKGIATKYKNFVDQLVAQNAIRAKAYTLALGSKEEKEGVIVFGGVDPSKFAGPLAKLPIIDANNSPDQVPRFWVDMNSIAITPPNNDTKVYEGSKMPVFLDSGSTMTLLPPDLAATIAKDFGADKEDDNGFYRIDCGLTSMNGTLDFSFNGLKIRVPYKEMIREVPSNPPACFLGITPSKKFTLLGDTFLRSAYVVFDLETDSIWMTQATSCGSTPAALGSVNDLSMVVGACGLTAEPAVTVSSAGGTTATPGVGVGGGGTGSDTNGASATVSTVVVPESPPGATSTAGSPVTSSSSRCHPMAVVAMAFALLALANMG; via the exons ATGGCATTTTCCTTGCTCCTTTCCGCATCCGTATTGCTCCTCTCCTCGACTTTTAGCGGCCATGCGGTAGCTTCCTCCTTGCCCTTCACAAACACCACGATACCACCAACAAATGTCTCGATACCGCACACACATGCCCCGATAAAGCTCATAAACTCGTCGGTAATAGCGCATGACGACGGCTGCGTTCATCTGCCCATCGTTCACTCAACCAATGCCAACCACTTTTCCAAGAAGCGTGGTGTTCAGCTCCAGTTAGCTAACCGGTCTGACATCGCGTACTACGCCCAAC TGAGCATTGgtacaccaccacagccggTTTTCGTGCAGTTGGATACAGGATCATTTGAGCTGTGGGTGAATCCAGATTGTACCACCGTCCAGGGCGCCGACGCAGCATTCTGCCAGCAAGTCGGCCGGTACGATGGCAATACATCTTCGACGGCCAAATCGCTGGGGACCACCAAGACGTTGAAGTATGGCATCGGTACTGCTAACATCACGTATTTTGAAGACACCATCACTCTTGCCGGGACAGCCACCGCCCTCCAGGCCGTCCAGTTTGGCGTGGCCACCGCAACAGAAGATACCTTCTCGGGTATTTTGGGTATTGGGTATGGGAAGGGCATTGCCACCAAATACAAAAACTTTGTCGATCAGCTTGTTGCCCAGAACGCTATCAGAGCAAAGGCATACACCCTCGCGCTGGGTAGtaaagaggagaaggaaggagtCAttgtgtttggtggtgttgacccCTCGAAATTCGCCGGTCCCTTGGCCAAGCTGCCCATTATTGATGCCAACAACTCACCGGACCAAGTGCCTCGTTTCTGGGTCGACATGAATTCGATTGCTATCACGCCACCCAACAACGATACGAAAGTGTACGAGGGCAGCAAGATGCCCGTGTTCCTGGACTCCGGGTCGACAATGACACTGCTTCCACCCGATCTTGCAGCGACGATCGCGAAGGACTTTGGGGCCGACAAAGAGGATGACAACGGGTTTTACCGCATCGACTGCGGTTTGACATCCATGAACGGAACCCTGGACTTCTCCTTCAATGGACTCAAGATCAGAGTCCCGTACAAGGAGATGATCAGAGAGGTGCCCAGCAACCCGCCTGCGTGCTTCTTGGGCATTACACCAAGCAAGAAGTTTACCCTTTTGGGGGACACATTTCTACGGTCTGCTTATG TCGTGTTCGACCTCGAGACAGACTCTATTTGGATGACGCAAGCTACAAGCTGCGGTTCCACCCCTGCCGCACTTGGTAGCGTTAACGATCTGtccatggtggtgggcgCGTGCGGTTTGACAGCTGAACCAGCGGTGACCGTTTCGAGTGCTGGCGGCACAACGGCGACccctggtgttggtgttggtggtggtggtactggATCGGATACGAACGGGGCCTCTGCGACAGTCTCCACGGTTGTGGTGCCTGAATCGCCACCAGGTGCAACCTCGACAGCAGGGTCACCAGTTACTTCATCAAGTTCAAGATGTCATCCGATGGCGGTCGTTGCCATGGCTTTTGCCCTCTTGGCCCTGGCGAACATGGGTTGA
- a CDS encoding hypothetical protein (EggNog:ENOG503P2ET) yields the protein MTVANDRVLRVESVDALAQQLYRRSRTAGPDFSKLSKAVGSLQRVLKHLRDEIQDADSLLNQPGSANHDSPNGVYHEELTRLVQESDYTIKQVNTIIEKYGGASAVSNGMGAESRDSSRTPDEDPTEKALKIDLVRERVVSQKAKLVNFLDMVQLHNPSKVHHSLVKLDNNSQMEDIKNKVDIVANRLFQKRRGSPVGEHQEELWQEFKTELENEGFSSDVLRNNKEVLRAYIRELESHKAPQDGTPPSVRGLLEWGTQQPMGEQGAFSSYPVPNPDPRPNHGDAPISNEGRRRIPTSDTEKTLQVHRHLQPPAISNHSSHLSYDYCTSSESSDSESSPVSQTALISTRDILTLDLYEANKMPGRLGSRGPPPNYNLSPGTSPGNRYLPPGVQPLQIPGADAISYDGQYSRPPRYTSPSSQFPPPYTRALSPSSSTVTPPPPYTSQVSLSVPHAGNDLSYHQHQQQQARQHSNLAPDGRGKQIPLDATWTRIKRSLVSPVVLERAGVRYEARPTFVAVLGKLSPEQIAEYARQTAEVRNARGPSNAPSEIYEPPNRARPRGYPEGRRMRGGGGARIRSNNNPPQPAHWDDGDSSDDQRDYRQEAARTKYIPRGYTPDKYRPDDKGARAHPIIISPPDSGYGEGSRVSPSATVEPKPILKQNHVRFNDGPRDISPGYYTDRSHREKGRRRSERDNQDRDGRARDDRSGDRDSRAREQREREWERERERERERERDRPRRGSSRDRERERERGRGRGREREREREREREREREKERERERDRERERRNRQYTDRDRDRDRYSRENSNGNRYRDRSREDDRSALRKSHWKETAGAIGVGGAAATLLSVLTDAVQYL from the exons ATGACGGTTGCGAACGACCGCGTGTTGCGCGTCGAGTCGGTTGATGCCCTTGCACAACAGTTGTATCGCCGTTCTCGGACTGCTGGCCCGGATTTCAGCAAACTGAGCAAGGCTGTTGGCAGTCTCCAAAGGGTCCTCAAGCACCTACGTGACGAGATCCAGGACGCCGACTCCCTTCTCAATCAACCGGGATCGGCCAATCATGACAGTCCAAATGGCGTCTATCATGAGGAGCTGACCAGGCTCGTCCAGGAGAGCGACTACACCATCAAGCAGGTGAACACGATTATCGAAAAATATGGTGGTGCCAGCGCTGTCTCGAATGGCATGGGAGCCGAGAGCCGGGATTCCTCCAGGACCCCTGATGAAGACCCAACCGAAAAGGCACTCAAGATTGACCTGGTCAGGGAGCGCGTGGTCTCCCAAAAGGCCAAACTTGTCAACTTTCTGGACATGGTGCAGCTACACAACCCATCAAAGGTGCATCATTCGCTGGTGAAATTAGACAACAACTCGCAGATGGAAGacatcaagaacaaggtGGATATCGTTGCCAACCGCTTGTTTCAAAAAAGACGAGGTTCACCAGTGGGAGAGCACCAAGAAGAGCTGTGGCAAGAGTTCAAGACCGAGCTCGAAAACGAGGGGTTCTCGTCAGACGTCctccgcaacaacaag GAAGTCCTTCGGGCATACATACGCGAGCTCGAATCGCACAAAGCCCCTCAGGACGGAACACCCCCTTCTGTTCGCGGACTGCTCGAATGGGGCACCCAACAGCCAATGGGAGAGCAGGGTGCTTTCTCATCCTACCCAGTGCCCAACCCGGACCCAAGACCCAACCATGGTGATGCCCCCATTAGTAACGAgggacgacgacggatcCCGACCTCGGACACAGAGAAAACCCTTCAAGTCCATCGACATTTACAACCTCCTGCCATCTCTAACCATTCATCACATCTCAGCTATGACTACTGCACATCATCTGAATCCTCCGACTCCGAGTCCAGCCCTGTTTCTCAAACAGCCTTGATATCAACGCGAGATATTCTCACCCTTGACTTGTACGAAGCTAACAAGATGCCTGGACGCCTGGGCTCACGCGgcccaccacccaactaCAACCTGTCTCCTGGAACATCGCCAGGAAATCGGTATTTGCCTCCTGGGGTTCAGCCGCTGCAGATCCCTGGAGCAGATGCCATCTCTTACGATGGCCAGTACTCGAGGCCTCCTCGATACACTTCGCCATCCTCTCAGTTCCCGCCCCCTTACACCAGAGCTTTGTCCCCAAGTTCATCGACCGTgacgccaccgcctccctaCACCAGCCAAGTGTCGCTCTCGGTCCCTCATGCCGGGAATGATCTTTCTtatcaccaacatcagcagcaacaagctcGGCAGCACAGTAACCTAGCCCCCGATGGTCGAGGCAAACAGATCCCATTGGACGCGACCTGGACCAGAATCAAGCGCAGCCTTGTATCGCCTGTCGTTCTCGAGAGAGCTGGTGTGCGTTACGAGGCCAGGCCGACCTTTGTTGCAGTCCTTGGCAAGCTGTCCCCCGAGCAAATCGCCGAGTATGCCAGACAGACTGCCGAAGTCCGAAACGCAAGAGGCCCATCCAATGCTCCAAGCGAGATCTATGAACCCCCCAACCGAGCACGCCCTCGAGGATACCCCGAGGGACGAAGGATGcgtggaggcggaggtgcAAGAATTCggagcaacaacaacccaccccAACCGGCACATTGGGATGATGGCGATTCCTCCGACGATCAACGTGACTACCGCCAGGAGGCGGCACGCACCAAATACATACCCAGAGGCTACACCCCCGATAAATACCGCCCCGACGACAAGGGTGCAAGAGCCCACCCCATCATTATCTCGCCCCCTGATAGCGGCTACGGCGAAGGAAGTAGGGTCTCACCCTCGGCCACTGTTGAGCCGAAGCCGATCTTGAAACAGAACCACGTCCGGTTCAACGATGGACCGAGGGACATCTCTCCCGGCTATTACACGGACCGCTCCCACCGCGAAAAGGGTCGACGCCGTTCTGAGCGGGACAATCAAGACCGAGATGGCAGAGCCAGGGATGACCGGTCCGGTGATCGGGACAGTCGAGCTCGCGAGCAGCGTGAACGGGAGTGGGAGCGGGAACGGGAACGGGAACGTGAAAGAGAGAGGGACCGGCCTCGCAGGGGTAGTTCCCGCGacagggagagggagagggag agagggagagggagagggagggagagggagagggagagggagagggagagggagagggagagggagaaggaacGCGAGCGGGAACGAGaccgggagcgggagcgcCGCAACCGCCAATACACCGACAGGGACAGAGATAGGGATCGGTACAGCCGAGAGAACAGTAATGGCAACCGGTACAGAGACAGGTCGAGGGAAGATGATAGGTCGGCTCTGAGGAAGAGCCACTGGAAGGAGACGGCGGGGGCgattggggtgggaggggcggCTGCTACGCTGCTGAGTGTTTTGACGGATGCTGTTCAGTATTTGTGA
- a CDS encoding hypothetical protein (EggNog:ENOG503NXVC), translated as MVSKLQIHTPYVLTTLAAPFADSQGNGRHVAGEVFGQKQGLKRKKRSELAVAIDGVAVTIYDVLSSQQVISHDVSTESVFTCPPYSLRWRPSSGKSASRYTYVSATTSKEKQITLFKEEVSTSQATAVSSLSHTPRTKTPIVHLCAGAAHTSPHSVPGDEIPNHEIIAVASDGTIVGLDGETLDEKWSTAPTVLVQGLASGSGSHLQVDFVQATTAADVVDGLFGGKNELFGVFKENVSRDGFNPDILLIITSSKTPENVAQQNLHVLALPSGRQAQSIFVTRLPSFPASTEYQLDARSGTLQTLANGLLSSYTFSSGSPRLETKLQIPGMSSFLRISKTSVLAATPESFSIYNPIFRSLQAATPANSEGDCQLISYFGAREIAVGLHGSSLIAVQVEAPKNRNTKRRAEGLLTDAIRRGLPREQSETKRARAEHHSSAVLEQALPGVLSETMSAEWRNGVANAEELLAAEDLRAWEEFLASIFKVQTKPIEAQEAGSAATNGIVASPQLPEWIWPSSRAEYAHVDRRWIFYAISKVFAWNQPAADSEEPRLSCPLAASSVLNYLVDAGHLSTSNVKSSFKDETCELDNVDDIIGAELPPLLAQVDPTMALLLEYLSGTQLGPTELVSAVKLLLHSLDVDETPSSPEQKRLKGVAEKSADEDNDAIKMELDKAEEELQITEVHLSGHRFRGLGVAFSKLAACPAVSTVQSLRRLFKPEQIIGLLNVLRAELIKDGWTSDYREEIEAPPDGSLQLIADLMTRCIDAVGLGGWMAFDGVLANSASHEDAADYFGRFNHEIDSALQGIHDAIYLQSMLAEATRYAKRARRALLDAGKGMPTTVQFTEQLPVGLKTDARISTERIRSGGEIVQRSSRDIGQAISRRRAVYSVQRIPEELLLGVRGSRETVVQEAK; from the exons ACCCTTGCCGCCCCCTTCGCCGACTCCCAGGGCAACGGTCGCCATGTTGCAGGCGAGGTTTTTGGACAGAAGCAAGGACTCAAGCGCAAGAAACGGTCAGAGCTTGCCGTGGCCATTGACGGCGTCGCTGTCACTATCTACGAT GTTCTCTCCTCCCAGCAGGTCATATCTCACGATGTCTCGACAGAATCAGTCTTCACATGCCCCCCCTACTCGCTCAGATGGAGACCGTCTTCCGGGAAGAGCGCTTCTCGATACACATATGTTTCAGCTACCACGtccaaggagaagcagatCACACTGTTCAAGGAGGAAGTTTCTACGTCCCAGGCCACAGCAGTGTCAAGCTTGTCGCATACGCCTCGAACCAAGACACCCATCGTCCATCTTTGCGCCGGCGCAGCTCATACTTCTCCACACTCGGTACCGGGCGATGAGATCCCAAACCACGAAATAATTGCCGTGGCTTCCGACGGCACCAtcgttggccttgatggGGAAACGCTTGACGAGAAGTGGTCAACTGCGCCTACCGTGCTTGTTCAAGGGCTTGCTTCTGGTTCGGGATCGCATCTTCAGGTTGACTTTGTCCAGGCCACCACCGCGGCTGATGTTGTCGATGGCCTGTTTGGTGGCAAGAACGAGCTGTTTGGCGTATTCAAGGAAAATGTGAGCCGCGATGGGTTCAATCCagatatcctcctcatcatcacgtCGTCCAAAACGCCCGAGAACGTCGCCCAGCAAAATCTGCACGTTCTTGCTCTTCCGTCGGGGAGACAGGCGCAGTCGATCTTTGTCACTCGGCTCCCAAGTTTCCCGGCTTCGACCGAATATCAGCTCGATGCGAGATCCGGTACACTGCAGACCTTGGCCAACGGGCTACTCTCTAGTTACACCTTCAGCTCCGGCAGTCCGCGCCTTGAGACTAAGCTACAGATCCCCGGCATGAGCTCGTTTCTTCGAATCTCCAAGACGTCTGTCCTCGCCGCTACGCCCGAGTCCTTTTCCATCTACAACCCCATCTTTCGCTCTCTCCAAGCTGCCACCCCTGCCAACTCCGAAGGTGATTGTCAACTCATTTCCTACTTTGGCGCCCGGGAAATTGCGGTTGGCTTGCACGGATCAAGCCTCATTGCCGTACAGGTTGAGGCGCCCAAGAACCGCAACACGAAGCGTCGTGCAGAGGGGCTATTGACGGATGCGATTCGCCGCGGATTACCTCGTGAACAATCCGAAACAAAACGAGCTCGTGCGGAGCACCATTCTTCAGCAGTTCTCGAACAAGCCCTGCCCGGCGTGCTATCTGAAACCATGTCTGCTGAATGGAGAAATGGCGTGGCCAACGCGGAGGAGCTTCTTGCCGCCGAAGATTTGCGTGCCTGGGAAGAGTTCCTCGCCAGTATTTTCAAAGTTCAAACCAAGCCGATCGAAGCTCAGGAAGCTGGCTCTGCTGCTACAAATGGTATCGTCGCCAGTCCTCAGCTACCAGAATGGATCTGGCCCTCTTCCAGAGCCGAATATGCGCATGTCGACAGGCGCTGGATATTTTACGCCATCAGCAAAGTGTTTGCGTGGAATCAGCCGGCTGCCGACTCGGAGGAACCTAGATTGTCTTGCCCACTTGCGGCGAGCAGTGTTCTTAACTATCTGGTAGATGCTGGCCACTTGTCCACCTCCAATGTCAAATCATCCTTCAAGGATGAGACGTGCGAGTTGGACAATGTCGACGATATTATTGGAGCGGAGCTGCCCCCCCTTCTTGCTCAAGTCGACCCCACGATGGCGTTACTCCTTGAGTACTTGTCAGGAACTCAGCTTGGCCCCACAGAGCTTGTTTCCGCTGTCAAGTTGCTTCTCCACAGCCTGGACGTGGATGAAACCCCGTCCAGTCCGGAACAGAAACGTCTGAAGGGCGTCGCCGAAAAGAGTGCTGATGAGGATAATGACGCCATCAAGATGGAACTCGACAAGGCTGAAGAGGAACTCCAGATCACCGAGGTGCATCTGAGTGGGCACCGTTTCCGAGGACTCGGTGTGGCATTTAGCAAGTTGGCTGCTTGCCCAGCAGTGAGCACTGTCCAGAGCCTTCGGCGTCTGTTCAAGCCCGAGCAGATCATCGGGCTACTTAATGTGTTGCGGGCCGAACTCATCAAAGATGGATGGACGTCGGATTATCGGGAGGAAATCGAGGCGCCCCCAGACGGAAGCCTGCAGCTCATCGCGGATCTTATGACCAGATGCATAGACGCGGTCGGCCTGGGCGGTTGGATGGCGTTTGATGGTGTGCTCGCCAACTCGGCCAGCCACGAAGATGCGGCTGATTACTTTGGGCGGTTCAATCACGAAATCGACTCCGCCTTGCAAGGCATTCACGACGCTATCTATCTGCAGAGCATGCTGGCCGAGGCCACCAGGTACGCAAAGAGGGCCCGTCGGGCGCTTTTGGACGCCGGCAAGGGAATGCCCACAACGGTGCAGTTCACAGAGCAGCTGCCGGTAGGGCTCAAGACAGATGCCAGGATATCTACGGAAAGAATCAGGTCGGGCGGAGAAATTGTCCAGCGCAGCAGCCGAGATATTGGCCAGGCCATCAGCCGGAGGAGGGCCGTTTACTCGGTCCAGCGGATACCGGAGGAGCTGTTGTTGGGCGTGAGGGGATCACGCGAAACCGTTGTGCAGGAAGCCAAGTAA